The Lathyrus oleraceus cultivar Zhongwan6 chromosome 5, CAAS_Psat_ZW6_1.0, whole genome shotgun sequence genome includes the window AGCATAAAACAGATTAGTTGCTGTGCAGAGATAAACTTAGAAAACAATAAAACTTTGGAAAAGTATCTTAATTCTTAAATGTGAGTCAATAATAGATGTGTATGTTTCGACTAGAAATCGTGAATCCGTATGGATACTAGTCTGATGATTGTAACTGTACAGCCAGAAAAAAGGGCGGGTACGCTAAAAGAGCAGCTAGATTCGATAACTCCAGCACTCCGTGAGATGCGCTTGAGGAAAGAAGAGAGATTAAACCAATTCCGAGTTGTGCAAGGACAAATTCAAAGAATTTCTGCAGAAATTGCAGGTAACTCAGACGATGCACTCTTAACCATTGCAGTGAATGAGAATGATCTTTCACTAAAAAGACTTGAGGATTATCAGAATGAGCTGCAAAGGCTCTACAATGAGAAGGTAGTTAAAATAAATTCATGTTTTTCAACCCACCATTAAGGGGGTAGTATTATTCAAATTTAACATTTTTGTGATTATTGAAGAATGAAAGACTCCAGCAAGTGGAGAAATACATAGACAAAATACATAGCTTGTCAACAATCTTGGGAAAGGATTCATCTGCAATCATCTTGCAAGTTCACCCCAGCTTGAATGATTTGTGTGGCATAACAAAAAATATAAGTGATGCTATCCTACATAAACTCAATATCACGGTGGAGTCCCTTTATGAAGAAAAGCAAAATCGTCTTGACAAGGTGAATTGATACTATTGTTGTTTTATTTTGGGGCTTTATATAAATATGTGAATTTTGAAAAGCTTGTTAAAACATACTCTGTCCCCTTCAAAAGGAGTAATGTGGTTACCAAAGGAACTAGGAGACATATGTTACCTCCAATTCTTGTGACAGTGAGACAACTATTTTTTTCATCAATATAACATTCGGGATACAAAATTATGGAACATTTTGATGCATGAAAGGTAATCAAAATGTATTCTTGATATGTTTTGCAGCTTCACCATTTAGGCAAAGCACTATCAAATCTTTGGAATCTTATGGATACACCTTACCGTGATAGACAACCTTTTTCCCATGTAGTCAATTTGTTGTCAGTCTCATCGGCGGAAGTATCAGATCCAGGAAGTCTTACTCTAGAGATAGTCCAGCAGGTACGTATCTAACTTAAAGATCTAAAAAATATAATATCTCGGGTTTTTAAAAAGCCTCAACTTTTTACAAGACTGAAGCTGAAGTAATAAGACTAGATCAACAAAAAGCAAGCAAGATGAAGGAGCTATTCCAGAAGAAGCAGGAGGAACTGGAGTTCATATGCAAGAAATCACACGTGGAGATTCCTTCACGGACAGAAATGAACAATATAATTAGCCTCATAAACTCAGGTGAATCTAACTGATGTGTGTAATCCATTTGAAAAATGTATTCAAACAGCCTAAAAATTGACTTGCATCTATAAAAGGGGAGATTGACCATTCCGATCTCCTCATGAGCATGGATGAACAGATCTCCAGAGCAAAAGCAGAGGCTTCCAGTAGGAAGGCTATAATGGAAAAAGTTGAGAAGTGGATGCTAGCACGTGATGAGGAGCGCTGGCTAGAAGAATACAGCATGGTTAGAATTTTCATTTGAATCATCCTTCATAAATAGAATTAAATAAGGACTGCATCTGTGATATGCTTCATAATCCAAGTGTGCTATCAGGATGAGAGACGATATTCAGTCAGTAGAGGAGCTCATAAAAACTTGAAACGAGCTGAACGCGCCCGTATAATGGTCAGTAGAATGCCAGGTATGTTTGATAAGATCAAAACTATATAATTTGGATCAACTTGCAGCAATCACACACATGCTTACATTTAGTGGTTGCTATTCTCCAGCTCTGGTAGATTTGCTTATAAAAATGACTAGGAGTTGGGAAGCAGAAAGAAATAAAATTTTCTTGTATGATCAGGTAAGATACTTTAAACTTTGCAACATTTTGAATTCTCTATTAATTTACATTAGAAAATATGAAACAGTCTAAATAATTCTTAAAAAAGGGAACAAGTGAGAAGATTTTACAATTCTTAAAAAATTCAACATGGTAAGAAAGACCAAATAGTAATGATGGTTCACCGATATAATATAGTTATTTTTTGTTATAAAGATCCCAGTCTTAGCTAATCTCTCCAGACACATGCCATAGTATTCTAAGTACCGATGGAACAAAAATTCACAGATTCAGACCTCTTCTCAACAATTATGTAAGGAAAATTTTGGCATAGTATCCATGATAGTGATAAGGAAACTCTAGTTTCTTCTTACAAAATGCATCATATTGCAACCTATATAAATCAAGTAATGTTATGCTATAAACCATTCATACATTATTTTAAAGGGAATAGTTACACCTCAGCATTTTACAAAATAACAAAAAACTGAAAAATTCCAAGAATCAAACTATATAGTTTTACCATTGTTGAAATCTAATAGACTGATAGGGTCTTACACTCTCACAGTTTCTTTTTATGACCCGATATGTATTTTCTCGACTGACCTTTCATAGCATGTTGTGCCTTATTAAGTCAATAACGACAAGACAAAATGACATCTATGTAGGTTCCTCTAATGGAAATATTGGAAGAATACAACATTCTAAGGCAAGAAAAGGAGGAGGATAAGAAAAGACAACAGGTTAGTATTGAATAAACAGTGACAGCTTCACAAATCAATTCAAAGCAAATATTTAATCGCAGCTAACATTATGTTGTTCATGAAAATATTCATGCTGTGTAGATTGTTCTACTCCATAATAATAACCTTATTCGTACTTCCACTTTGTGTTTGGTTCGCAGTCGTGGGAAAAGAAGAAGGTCCAGAGCCAAGTAGTTTTTGAGCGAGATAATACATATGCGTCAAGACCAGGCACCAGCACGAGACGTGTTCCAAATAGAAGCTTGAACGGGAGTCCAGAATGTTCAGCAACCATGAACAAAAGGCTCCCAATGAGTATCCAACAACTAGGATCAAACAACATATATTCAGGAAATCAAGGTATATCCTTCATTAAGGATGGAAGGAAGATACAAAGGAAAAAGATTTTTGGTGAACCTGTCTTTACTTCTCATATGAGAGACGACGCATCTTCAATGGTGCTCACACATTACGGACCATTTTCTCCTTAAATTTCTTTATCAAGAATCGTATATTTTGACTGATGTTTCATATAGCCCGCTTTCCATACTGTTTGTGAACATGCAAAAGAATAAATTCAAACTCTACTTATTGTTTGTTCTTAAGCTGCCCAATCGATTAATTTGTACTAGATATCAACCACAAAAATTTCACTGACATTACAAAAACCTAAACTTCACTAAGCCACAGTATAAATGTAGAGTTTAAGGATTATCGATAGGCCAAGCCCAGTTTAACTAGTTTAAGGATTATCGACAGGCCAAATCCAGTTTAACCGTCTTAACGGCTAACTAAATTAGTTTCAATTTCATGGGAGACATATCAAAAAGAGAAATTGCAAAATAATCACCACATACAATATTTGCAAAATTGAAATTAGTAAAGGATTGCAATTAGCAACATTAATAGATCATAGATTCATAATTGAATAGATCAAAGACTAAGCAAAAAGAAACATAACATATTTTTAACGAGGTGCTTACAATTAGATTCTCATCGTTTCCCTAATCAGTTTGCTAATCATGAACATAAGAAGCAAATCTCATTTACAGAGAGTATAGTTGAACACAACCTATGACTCTTCCATGGGTTCGGGCACCGGTTCAGGCGCCGGTTCAGGTGCCTCAGCCTCAACTTGAGCTTCCGACTTTCGGAATATATGATCAATGCGGCGAGTACCAACCGGAACAGATTTATCTTtatcaacaacaaccaccgcGGGATTATCAGATTTAGTTCCTTCAGAAGGCAACGGAAGCGAATCGAGAAGAAAATCACTTACATGCCGATTTCTCTTCACCGCGATTCTTATATGTTCAAGCTTTACAGTCTTGCGCTTCTTCTCAGTTGCGACCTGCGCAGACTTTTCAGCAAGTAACTGTAAAAAAAGCTCCGTAGATCGCGACACCAGAAACAACGCTTCTGAACTCACTCTCTTCACGTCTTTGTCCAGTGTTATTATCTTCTTCACTCGACTCTTCGGAAACTCTGGTTCACCCGATAACGCGTTCTCTTCTTCCTCTGCCATAACCGTAACCACTACCAATTCATTTCTCTTCTTTGCGCTCTTTTTACAattattagggttttaatttGGCGGGAAAACATAAGAGGTATTATCGTCATACTAAATTAACTCTTCCCGCGTTTTTTTAAATTGGGCTTTTATTTTAGGCCCAATATTTAAATTTATGTCCAAGGCCCAAATCCTTCTCCTTCTCGGTACTACTGCGTTTGCGGCGTAGTTGCGGTGGCAGAATCACTTTTTTTTCCGACGATCACAAGAACTGAAAATGGAGTTTTCTCAAGATGATTTTGAGCGTTTACTGTTATCGGAGCAGAGTCGTAAAACCGCTGAAGAAAACTACGCTATAAATCCTCTTGACGCTGATGTTCGTATCGTTCTTCATTGTTAACCTAAtaatctttttctttttgttacTTTACTCATACGTATGCTATTTCTGAAGTTTCTGTTGCTAGTTTGTGCTCTATGAAACTGTTTCTCTCTGTTTTTCTAGCTCAGATTTATTAGAATTGATTGTGTTTGTAGAATTGATTCTAACTGTAATTTTACAGTCAAGATTATTGTTGAAGTGACTTTAACAGAATCATATTCAAAAGTAAATTATTTTATCTTAAATTCATTGTAAGTTGgaaatcaattttaaaaaatcaatttagTTCTTGTTATGATCCACTTTTCACTAGTTTGCTTCACATTCCAAAGTTGTAGTGTGTGAGAAGTAGGAACTTGGAGCTTTTTCTTAAGTGTGTTTAGGTCCTTTCCAATGTAGAAACGAATGTATGctcaatcaaaatcatttttcgTTGCTGTAGAGTTAAACACTAGATAAATGTTTATGAATGTGTGtgtatatatttttatttatatagAATCTTACCAAGTGGGGAGAAGCTTTGATAGAGTTGTCATCATTCCAAAATCCTGCGGATTCCAAGAAGATGATTGAAGGTATATCTATCATGACTAAAATCAGGGACAATTTTTATTTGAACTTTCAAGAGATtaattattttgagttttgatgGGAACTGAACTTACCAACTAATTCCAGACGCACTTGCTAAGTTGGAGGAGGCTTTACTAATCAATCCAACAAAGCACTACACTCTTTGGTGCTTGGGGAACGGCCTCACATCTTGTGCATTTCTAACTCCTGATTTTAGTGATGCAAAGGTTTATTTTGACAAGGCCTATGGGTATTTCCAGAAAGCTGTTGACGTGGTAATGTATTTGCTGTTATCTTCTTAACATATGATGACAGGCTGGGATTGTAGTTGGTGAAGTTTATTAATGGTGGATTCTGAAATTGTAGGATCCTGAAAATGGTCTCTACAGACAATCCTTGAAAGTTGCTCTTAAGGTAATGTAAATAATAGATGTATGACCGTTCATTATTTTCATGTTGTTTCTGCCTgtgattttattcttgtgttaaAAAATTCTTTAAAAAAGATTAGCAAATCAGCTAAAACTACCTTGTCTACTCTGGTTTTTAGCTGAAAAATGTGATTGTTGTATGGAAAAGATAAATTATGCATTACTTTACAATATTGTTCTTCATCTACTATAGATGTGAGAGAAATTTAAAGAATTGGAAGAAGATATAGTAATAATTGATAGAGGGTATGTTGAAaaaaaaagtcattaatgttgtattggaATTGTAAAGTGGTTCATAATTTGGGACAAATATTTTTGGcaaagtgacttataatttgGGACAGAGAATATATCTTAGTATAAAGTTGTTCACTACTGTAATGTTTAATTTATCTGCTATTTACAATATGGTTTATTTGAGGTTGTAATGGTTTAGTTTATTATTGACTGGTTCAGATTATGGTGTTTTAATATTGAGCAAGACTTATgtaaaattaaataaattgttTGAAGTGTTTGTTCTGTGAATCACAATGCCCGCTTATACCAGATATTGTGGGTTTTATGTATGGTTAATGTGTTTGTATGGAGATAATGTTAAGTGATATTAACGCAATCAGATTAGATTGGAGACACCAAATGTGTATTTTTACTTTGTGCCCATCCATCTGCGTTGTTGGAATTTATATGGTTCACAAAGGATGGTAAAAATGGTTGTGACGTTTACCTTTTTCACATGCTTGTAAGTTTTACTGGTAGAGTAActttacaaaaaaaaatcattgaCAGCTTGCTATTATTTTTGTATGCATTTTGGGCAATTACTTTTTCGATTCCTTGTACTATATATTAATATCATATGGAACTTGTTTGCCATTGTATCTTTTCTACTCTGATGAATGTCTGTAAACCATGTCTCGTAGGCCCCAGAACTACACATGGAGATTCACAAAAGTGGGCTTGGGCTTGGTCAGATGAATCATGGTGGATCCTCTGCTTCAAAAGGACAGGTTGGATTTGCcaaaattttaatttaatttttgcCATGTTCTCATTCTCACAAATACTAACTGTAACCGGTAATGTCGAATGTAAAAAGATGGCTTTTGATAATTTTAAAATGCTAAAGCTCAAATGCAGTTCTTATTCTACGATAAATGCTTGTTGAGAACCATCAGGCCTCAAATATGAAGATACAAATCCTCTTACATGCAAAAGCCATTTTCAAGAAAGTTTTGTGGGATGCCTGAAGTAATGCAAAATTGGAAAAGAAACACAAATCTCTTGCATTCCCGTATGGAATAGCATTTGGTACTTTGTATCTTGGAGTTAAATTTAAATGCATGTTTAGGATTCTAAGGGACACGCTCTTCTGGATTGTGCTAATGTTTTACCTTGGGATGCAGCCTGTTATTCCTGCCTTTGATATCTCTCTATCATCACTCTGTAAAGCTTGTTTGCATTGTGTTAATTGCAGATATAGTTTAATTTCTTCAAAACTAGTAATTTGACATGTCCGCCCCGTTTTGATTCGTCACGCAAAAGCCTACAGAAAAACGGGACAGGCCGGGCATAATTGAGGGTGTGGGTCTAAAACGTTGTTTCACCCCGTAAAAATGAGGACGGGGCGGGCCCGCGGGCGTTGCACTTTTAAATCTAAAACTGCAAAAATTATGTAAATGCCCGCGCCCGAAAAAAACGGTGTAGGACGAGGTGGACATATTAGTGGGTGCGGATCTAAAACATTGTCCTGCCCCGCAAAACAGGCATGCCCAATGGGTCGGGCCTGTTTTGCCACCATTGGGTAAAATGATGTTAGGTTGTTGTATTGTCAATTTATTTGTGCCGTGTTGTGTCTTTGTATGTGTGCATATACTATTTGCAGGTCCAGGTGCCTTTCAAAGTACTATCGCAATATTGTTTGCCATCTAGCTGCCTATGATAATGCTCTTAGAATGGGTTAAAACTTAGAATGGGGTTTGTATTGGCAATTGGCAAACAAGGATCTTATTTGATCAACTTTATATGGATATGTGCAGCATTATGTTTTACCCTAATAATTTTTCTCCTTCTGTTACTTAGATTGCAAATACTGAATCTGACCTCTTTCATATTGAAGATAAAATTTCTGTCAAAAAAATATCAAAGACATATATATATGTAGATTATAAAGCTTTTTATCCTTGGAACTATTCGTCTTCTACTCTTGCTTGCCATATTTCTGATGTTGGGAAGCGGCAAAAGTAGCCTTGCAGGATTAAATTGTTTAAAATGTTATTCATGATTTTTTGAGATTGTGTCCAATCATCCATCTATAAATATAGACTATTTTTCTTGTATACTTGTTTGTATATAATTGAGGAATATCTGTTTTGCTTTGTTTGTACATGAATTTAATAGGGCATTGTTTGGTACATTTCAGGTATCCAAAAAGCAGAAGAGCAATGACTTTAAATATGACATGTTTGGATGGATTATTCTTGCAGTAGGTCTAGTAGCATGGGTGGGAATGGCCAAATCTCACATTCCATCACCACCTCCAAGTTAAACAAATTTAGTCATTCCTTTTATGATATCAAAACTATCGGGTGAAAGAATGTTCAATTTAGGTATTGCATATTGATGTTTGGTTATTCCAGCACTGAGCCTCTAAGATGAAAATGGTCTATTGTATTTTGACCTATATGTGACTCGATCAAGATGATCCAATTTCATTTCATGTATATCTTTTTGATGATTCAAATACAAAGCTACTCAATACAACCATCAATAACTAACCATCTTAATATTGTGTAATTATAAGTGTTGTATTCAACATATTTTTTATGATATATCTACTAGTATAATGGTAAATAGAAATTTTGATTGATTCGTGAGTGGGTTAATACTACTTTCTTAGGGGTTAGTTACAAATTTTTTTAAGATTGTTTATTGATTGGTAGTTAGTTTTTTTTCTATTATCTATTAGTTCTATGTATAGAGTATGGTAATGACTTCAGTT containing:
- the LOC127083103 gene encoding DNA polymerase epsilon subunit C; amino-acid sequence: MAEEEENALSGEPEFPKSRVKKIITLDKDVKRVSSEALFLVSRSTELFLQLLAEKSAQVATEKKRKTVKLEHIRIAVKRNRHVSDFLLDSLPLPSEGTKSDNPAVVVVDKDKSVPVGTRRIDHIFRKSEAQVEAEAPEPAPEPVPEPMEES
- the LOC127083102 gene encoding mitochondrial import receptor subunit TOM20, coding for MEFSQDDFERLLLSEQSRKTAEENYAINPLDADNLTKWGEALIELSSFQNPADSKKMIEDALAKLEEALLINPTKHYTLWCLGNGLTSCAFLTPDFSDAKVYFDKAYGYFQKAVDVDPENGLYRQSLKVALKAPELHMEIHKSGLGLGQMNHGGSSASKGQVSKKQKSNDFKYDMFGWIILAVGLVAWVGMAKSHIPSPPPS
- the LOC127083101 gene encoding 65-kDa microtubule-associated protein 8, with translation MGSFQTPIGMRSSALLETSCGFLLQELQIIWEEIGEDKFEREKVLLDMEQECLEVYRKKVDRANTSRASLHQELAEAEAEFTHLLLSLGERSLPGRPEKRAGTLKEQLDSITPALREMRLRKEERLNQFRVVQGQIQRISAEIAGNSDDALLTIAVNENDLSLKRLEDYQNELQRLYNEKNERLQQVEKYIDKIHSLSTILGKDSSAIILQVHPSLNDLCGITKNISDAILHKLNITVESLYEEKQNRLDKLHHLGKALSNLWNLMDTPYRDRQPFSHVVNLLSVSSAEVSDPGSLTLEIVQQTEAEVIRLDQQKASKMKELFQKKQEELEFICKKSHVEIPSRTEMNNIISLINSGEIDHSDLLMSMDEQISRAKAEASSRKAIMEKVEKWMLARDEERWLEEYSMDERRYSVSRGAHKNLKRAERARIMVSRMPALVDLLIKMTRSWEAERNKIFLYDQVPLMEILEEYNILRQEKEEDKKRQQSWEKKKVQSQVVFERDNTYASRPGTSTRRVPNRSLNGSPECSATMNKRLPMSIQQLGSNNIYSGNQGISFIKDGRKIQRKKIFGEPVFTSHMRDDASSMVLTHYGPFSP